In Limibacter armeniacum, a single window of DNA contains:
- a CDS encoding mechanosensitive ion channel family protein, producing the protein MLEGMIEAMSGLKKVYFVSVLIGGPVLLYMVRYLINKTRDSRRKRLQNRKYTDSIKTSTPLDNPNKELRAAAIESIEHRFSIIRKLSGLVMLLGWIFMLIVPFLDKLPATIVSVFIASSGVVVGIAARPMIENLISGIVITFSQPFRTGDTLKIDGQYGTVEDITLTHTVIKIWNWRRYIIPNNKMLAKEFVNYTIQDSFQWTHVEFWVSYNADLEVVKQKAIEIAKSSRHFADYEDPVFWIMKMDKESVKCWVAAWAESPSKAWELECDIRMKLQRFLQDQGILSHTIVVQENSNAVGGVVGPQLMSDQETVLQ; encoded by the coding sequence ATGCTTGAAGGAATGATTGAAGCCATGAGCGGGCTGAAAAAGGTTTATTTTGTATCTGTATTGATTGGTGGACCCGTATTGCTTTATATGGTTCGCTATCTGATTAACAAAACAAGGGATAGCCGCCGTAAAAGGCTTCAGAATCGTAAATATACAGACTCCATCAAGACAAGTACTCCACTTGATAACCCGAACAAGGAATTGCGAGCTGCTGCTATTGAAAGTATTGAGCACAGGTTTTCCATTATCCGCAAGCTCTCTGGTTTGGTAATGTTATTAGGGTGGATTTTTATGCTTATCGTGCCTTTTCTTGATAAGCTTCCAGCCACTATTGTTTCTGTTTTTATAGCTTCATCAGGTGTGGTAGTTGGTATTGCTGCCAGACCCATGATTGAAAACCTGATTTCAGGTATTGTAATTACTTTTTCACAGCCTTTCAGAACAGGGGATACGCTTAAGATTGATGGTCAATACGGTACTGTGGAAGACATTACATTGACACATACTGTTATCAAGATTTGGAACTGGCGACGTTATATTATCCCGAACAATAAAATGTTGGCAAAAGAGTTTGTAAACTATACCATTCAGGACTCCTTCCAATGGACACATGTGGAGTTTTGGGTGAGTTATAATGCTGACCTTGAAGTGGTCAAACAGAAAGCCATTGAGATTGCCAAGAGTAGTAGACACTTTGCAGACTATGAAGATCCTGTATTCTGGATAATGAAAATGGATAAGGAAAGTGTCAAGTGCTGGGTGGCTGCATGGGCTGAATCGCCAAGTAAGGCTTGGGAACTGGAATGTGATATTAGAATGAAGCTTCAGCGTTTCTTGCAGGATCAGGGAATACTCTCACATACCATTGTTGTTCAGGAAAATAGTAATGCTGTAGGAGGTGTAGTTGGACCACAACTCATGAGTGATCAGGAAACTGTTCTTCAGTAA
- a CDS encoding DJ-1/PfpI family protein, giving the protein MQKKILFLTGDYAEDYETMVPFQMMLMVGHEIHAVCPGKKEGDTIATAIHDFESEQTYSEKRGHNFRLNATFDKVNPTDYDALMIAGGRAPEYLRLYPEVIKAVKHFAESDKPIAAVCHGIQILTAADVVRGKKLTAYPAVGPEVTLAGGEFIEVEPTEAVTDGKLVTSPAWPGHPKWVKSFLDILGTKIEL; this is encoded by the coding sequence ATGCAAAAGAAGATCCTTTTCCTAACTGGTGACTATGCTGAAGATTACGAAACAATGGTTCCTTTCCAGATGATGCTTATGGTAGGTCATGAGATCCATGCTGTTTGCCCAGGCAAAAAGGAAGGCGATACCATTGCCACAGCCATTCATGATTTCGAAAGTGAACAAACTTACTCGGAGAAAAGAGGACATAACTTCCGACTGAATGCCACCTTTGACAAGGTCAATCCTACTGATTACGATGCTTTAATGATAGCGGGTGGACGTGCTCCTGAATACTTGCGTCTCTATCCTGAGGTTATCAAGGCTGTAAAACACTTTGCCGAAAGTGACAAACCTATTGCAGCTGTCTGTCACGGTATCCAAATTCTGACAGCAGCTGATGTGGTAAGGGGCAAAAAGCTGACTGCTTACCCTGCTGTTGGACCCGAAGTTACCTTGGCTGGAGGAGAGTTTATTGAAGTTGAGCCTACTGAAGCGGTTACAGATGGCAAGTTGGTCACTTCACCTGCGTGGCCCGGACACCCAAAATGGGTCAAATCATTTTTGGATATTTTGGGAACCAAGATAGAGTTGTAA
- a CDS encoding DMT family transporter, which produces MLSKGVQYMLLSALVMTTMQTCVKVVSHLPAAEVVFFRASISVVMSYITLRAQKVAIWGKPENRPILWARGVFGTIALVMVFATFQNMPLASALLLHYLAPIFTALLTAIFLKERLYKVQWLFFLMCFAGIFLIKGFDSRVNSLYFMLAVVGALFSAAAYTCIRKLKGNEHPIVIVFYFPFVALPITGLMTIFNWKMPIGDDWIYLLAIGILTQIGQVLLTKAYQAEEAAKVASVNYTGIIYGLAFGFLFFGETYDWMVYIGMALVIVGVLLNVTFKKLFKIGR; this is translated from the coding sequence ATGTTATCAAAAGGTGTTCAATATATGTTGTTGTCGGCCTTGGTGATGACTACTATGCAAACCTGTGTAAAAGTAGTCTCTCACTTACCCGCAGCAGAAGTCGTTTTTTTCAGGGCAAGTATTTCGGTAGTCATGAGTTACATCACTCTCCGAGCTCAAAAGGTAGCCATTTGGGGCAAACCCGAAAACAGACCTATACTTTGGGCAAGAGGTGTTTTTGGCACTATCGCATTGGTAATGGTATTTGCCACATTCCAAAATATGCCACTAGCATCAGCCCTGCTCCTACATTATCTAGCTCCTATTTTCACAGCGCTACTGACAGCCATTTTCTTAAAAGAAAGACTCTATAAAGTGCAGTGGCTTTTTTTCCTAATGTGTTTTGCCGGCATATTTCTGATCAAAGGTTTTGACTCAAGAGTAAACTCTCTCTACTTTATGCTTGCTGTGGTTGGTGCACTGTTCTCTGCTGCCGCCTACACCTGTATCCGAAAACTGAAAGGAAACGAGCACCCAATTGTAATTGTATTTTATTTTCCTTTCGTCGCACTTCCTATTACAGGACTTATGACCATATTCAATTGGAAAATGCCTATTGGAGATGACTGGATTTACCTTCTGGCAATTGGCATCCTAACCCAAATTGGACAAGTGCTCCTTACCAAAGCTTATCAGGCTGAAGAAGCTGCCAAAGTTGCAAGCGTCAACTACACTGGCATTATCTATGGGCTAGCATTCGGCTTTCTTTTCTTTGGAGAAACATATGACTGGATGGTTTATATAGGAATGGCTTTGGTAATTGTTGGTGTACTGTTGAATGTTACCTTCAAAAAACTGTTCAAGATTGGTAGGTAG